One region of Salinirubrum litoreum genomic DNA includes:
- a CDS encoding cyclase family protein, which translates to MQDLSHPIRTGMPTYPGDPAVSLTPHATHESDGYRVTSLSLGSHTGTHVDAPAHVDPGGKTLADYPVERFRFDARLADCRGVGAGEAVEVADLRSAGLETDVADRDLLVVRTGWADHWDTDAYLDHPYLAPGAAAWCAERVLAVALDTPSPDPFGDAALPAHHALLGADCLVIENVTNLSGLPARFAVRALPVLGVDGSPVRVVAEW; encoded by the coding sequence GTGCAGGACCTCTCACACCCGATCCGGACCGGGATGCCGACCTACCCCGGCGACCCGGCGGTGTCGCTGACGCCCCACGCGACTCACGAGTCGGACGGCTACCGCGTCACGTCGCTGTCACTCGGGAGCCACACCGGCACGCACGTCGACGCCCCGGCACACGTCGATCCGGGCGGGAAGACGCTCGCGGACTACCCGGTCGAACGCTTCCGGTTCGACGCGCGACTGGCCGACTGCCGGGGTGTCGGCGCTGGCGAGGCAGTCGAGGTGGCGGATCTGCGATCTGCGGGACTGGAGACGGACGTGGCGGACCGTGACCTGCTGGTCGTCCGGACTGGCTGGGCCGACCACTGGGACACCGACGCGTATCTCGACCACCCGTACCTCGCGCCGGGCGCGGCCGCGTGGTGTGCCGAGCGTGTGCTGGCGGTGGCGCTCGACACGCCGAGTCCGGACCCCTTCGGCGACGCGGCGTTGCCGGCCCACCACGCGCTGCTGGGTGCGGACTGTCTCGTGATCGAGAACGTGACGAACCTCTCGGGGCTGCCGGCGCGCTTCGCGGTTCGGGCGCTGCCGGTGCTGGGTGTGGACGGCTCGCCGGTTCGGGTCGTCGCCGAGTGGTGA